In Oryzias melastigma strain HK-1 linkage group LG10, ASM292280v2, whole genome shotgun sequence, the genomic window CACTCAGAGACTCCAGCAGGGCCCCGGGGGCATTATTCTCCATCACTCTGATGGTGTAAAAGGACTTTGGGAACTGTGGGACATTGTCGTTGACATCCAGCAGCTCTAAGGTCATGGTTTCATTGTCAGACAAAGGAGGAGAACCTCTGTCTGTCACAGTGAAGGTGATGTCATATTCTGGGACCTTCTCACGGTCTAACGCCTCTGAAACCACTAATTCATAATAGTTATCAGAGGACTCTCTCAGCTTGAAAGGCATATTATCAGGAATGTGAAGATCAACTATTCCATTTTCCCCTGAGTCTTTGTCACTCACACTAACTACAGCGATCACTGTGTCTAACTTGATGTCTTCACTCACTGGACTCTGAAAGGATTTGATGGATAATTCTGGATGATTATCATTCATGTCTTCCACTAGAATCTTTATGGTACACTGTCCTGATAAACTGTTGGCTCCTTTGTCTGTTGCTATCACCTCCATGTCATAGATGTTGAAATCTTCATAGTTCAACATTCCCCTCACAGTAATCTCACCACTAGTTGGATTCAGATGAAAAGTTTCCTGTGTTTTCTCTGATGTATATAAACTGTATGAATAAGTTATATCTGAATTGGATCCTTCATCTAAATCTGTCGCATTCAGATGAAGAACTAAACTTCCAATAGGAGAGTTTTCCATGATTTTAACATTATACATGGATTTGTCAAATGTAGGCGTGTTATCATTTGTATCTAAAACACGAACAATGACGCTGGCGGTTCCTGAACGAGCTGGTTTTCCTCCGTCTACAGCTGTCAGTGTTAAATGATGGACGGCCTGCTGCTCCCGATCtaactgttttaataaaatcagtTCAGAAATCTTTGACCCATCTCTTGCTGTCTGAACCTCGATGTTAAAATATTCACTTTCACTTAAATAATATGTTTTCACCGAGTTTAATCCAATATCAGGATCTACTGCGTGACTTAATGAGAATCTCTCTCCTTTCGGCGTCGACTCTGAAATATCCAGATACATCACGTCTCTTCGGAATTGTGGGGCGTTGTCATTTGTGTCCAAAATCTCCACGTCTAAATTAAATATCCTCTCAGGGTTTTCTAAGATGATCTCCAATCGCAGATAACAAGATGCTGAAGACTTTGTGGTACAAATATTTTCTCTGTCTATTTTCTCTACAATGTACAGCTCTCCAGTCTCTTTGTTCACATCCAGATATTTCTTGTTCGCAACGATATCCAGCCGCATCTTCCTCTCGTTCAGCGTTTTCACGTCCAGCCTCAGATCAGATGCGAGGTTAGCAACGACTGAACCTTCTTTCATTTCTTCAGGTATAGAATAATGAGTCACTGAGGTTGAAACGAGCTGAACGATTGAAAAGACGAGAAAAACACCGAGAACAACGTACCGTCTGAAAGCTTCCATTGTTGCAACAGAACGCAGAGATCACGCTCGTGTATATAGAGAAATATCTGAAATGTTCCTTCTCTCCTCCGACAAGATTATCTGTACGTCCCCACTGTTTTTCCAAGACAATTATGTCATAAGTAATCCAGAaagaaaatggttaaaaacGCTTCCGGGCCTCCGATCGGAGTTTCAGCACCGCGGAGCTGTCCTTTCTCCGCTGAGTCTGAACGTCGGGGATTCACCGTCACAGCGTCGGAGTGCTGGCTGTTTACTGACAAAGCAGCGCCACCTCGGAGCTTTGTTCAAGATCTCATGTCACAGAAACAGGTTTTTTCTTGAAAGATAGTTCGATTGATTTTCTGTTTGCATAAAATCgtcgtttttttatgtttttttttaaattagtttgctTTATTGTCTTTGGCTAAAATAAGCATTTCCGATCTTAATGTTGTCTTCAGGAATTTAAAcccatcttatttatttatctctctaaagtaaagttttttttttttttaatgtaaacttccATGTGcttttttagattcattttactctttttgctatttttcccaCGTGTTGtagccaaaaatgtaataattgattGATcgattcattcattctttcatcgattattgtaattgtgttttttttcatttaatatttgttttttcgaCTTTTTCCTAATTTTAGATACAAACATGTTGCACGAATGGAATAATCACATTTTAACCTGACAATGGAATAAAACTAGGTTCTGGAATCTTTCAAAATTGGGATATGGTAGAGGGTCGTTTTTATGTTGGATTATTAAAGATGTGGTTATTCAGTTCTGGAAATGACAGAGAATTGCTTAACTTTTGTTTCATTAATTTATCGATGAatggtttgtttgtgtttgttatttagTTGGGAAAAGGTacgtcattgtttttttttaatcctgttgCACTTTTCAACCATGCAAAAGTGATTAGGGCATTTTCAATATTGGACATTTATCTCTAAAATATGAGAACAAAGGGAACATGAGCAAAATAAGAACATAAATGataagagttttaaaaatgaattcagTTTAAAAGTTGCAGATAATAGAACATCTAAacctatttatttttacttttagaaatCAAGATAAAAATGATCTTGAAGTATTGAAGTATAGGATtttcagcccagtctcagtaaaatgcgtacatatgccacgatttgggaaataccgtgtataatatacgccaaaaccggtttttgcgtgcatttAATACTCGCGGtcctaaacatgttaaaatgtattttccacgatcgacacgtcccctggtggagccgtgagcatcacagacagccccacgaACGATCAATTTGCtcttctaaccctaaccataaccgtaat contains:
- the LOC112153411 gene encoding protocadherin alpha-C2, coding for MEAFRRYVVLGVFLVFSIVQLVSTSVTHYSIPEEMKEGSVVANLASDLRLDVKTLNERKMRLDIVANKKYLDVNKETGELYIVEKIDRENICTTKSSASCYLRLEIILENPERIFNLDVEILDTNDNAPQFRRDVMYLDISESTPKGERFSLSHAVDPDIGLNSVKTYYLSESEYFNIEVQTARDGSKISELILLKQLDREQQAVHHLTLTAVDGGKPARSGTASVIVRVLDTNDNTPTFDKSMYNVKIMENSPIGSLVLHLNATDLDEGSNSDITYSYSLYTSEKTQETFHLNPTSGEITVRGMLNYEDFNIYDMEVIATDKGANSLSGQCTIKILVEDMNDNHPELSIKSFQSPVSEDIKLDTVIAVVSVSDKDSGENGIVDLHIPDNMPFKLRESSDNYYELVVSEALDREKVPEYDITFTVTDRGSPPLSDNETMTLELLDVNDNVPQFPKSFYTIRVMENNAPGALLESLSAFDPDLHENQYLVYVIIEKEIANTSMSMLFSINPEDGKLYALKTFDYEIEKEFLFHIEARDSGSPPLSSNVSVHIIIVDQNDNAPVIVSPWRAHGSVVEEKIPRSTDKGSLVAKVIALDTDSVHNSRITYQFLQVTDATLFSLDQYNGEIRTMRMFSYRDPRHQRLVVVAKDNGEPALSATVTIKLSTEETAVKAYSDMTEVPLEYDIFSDLNLYLVIGLGSVSFLLLITILVTIVLKCQKAKPSKAAPPSRNSVISERNSTIADSTLVSNDAYWYSLFLAETRKGKLVVRQPVPKGSRYIVSSIPRGTGLTDTSDSAASTLQVFMLNHVLFNTIFF